In Acinetobacter piscicola, a single window of DNA contains:
- a CDS encoding PH domain-containing protein, with amino-acid sequence MGNYIEENLARDEKIIVKAQVTWLSQFWYLLFGGLFVLMALPSKNVIFFLLGIIFIAIAVIHVVTTELALTSRRIIAKSGLVRRNTIELKVNRIESLGVDQGVLGRILNFGSIAVKGIGGSHAPIPYIARPMEFRQQVNSFLDELDDQEKKIS; translated from the coding sequence ATGGGAAATTATATTGAGGAAAACTTAGCAAGAGATGAGAAAATCATTGTTAAGGCGCAGGTAACATGGTTATCTCAATTTTGGTATTTATTGTTTGGTGGTTTGTTTGTTTTAATGGCTTTACCATCAAAAAATGTAATCTTTTTCCTATTGGGTATTATTTTTATTGCTATTGCAGTAATTCATGTTGTTACAACAGAGTTAGCACTAACTAGTAGACGTATTATTGCAAAATCGGGTTTGGTGCGACGAAATACTATTGAATTAAAAGTTAATCGTATTGAGAGTCTTGGTGTTGATCAAGGGGTATTGGGGCGTATATTAAATTTTGGTTCAATTGCAGTTAAGGGGATTGGCGGATCACACGCTCCCATCCCATATATTGCACGCCCAATGGAATTTAGACAGCAAGTGAACAGCTTCCTAGACGAACTTGATGATCAAGAAAAGAAAATATCTTAA
- a CDS encoding phage virion morphogenesis protein, whose product MSGIGITIDADAESALMQALARLTTFDQQKPELFDAIGYSIVSNIRSRWMKGEGLEGKWRVSGRVKRQGGTTLRNTSRLINSITHNVTANGVEIGTNVEYGAIHHFGGEIHYAARMRRMYFRQDQRTGLVGNKFVSKARSNFMQEVMGKAYKVNMPRRPWLGLTESDELEVLGIIQEHLINDRRK is encoded by the coding sequence ATGTCAGGTATTGGTATAACGATTGATGCGGATGCTGAATCTGCTTTAATGCAAGCCTTAGCGCGTTTAACAACTTTTGATCAACAAAAGCCTGAACTATTCGATGCGATCGGTTATTCGATTGTCAGCAATATTCGTAGCAGATGGATGAAAGGTGAGGGTCTTGAGGGTAAATGGCGTGTATCAGGACGAGTAAAGCGACAAGGTGGAACAACTTTACGTAATACATCACGCTTAATAAATTCTATTACTCACAATGTCACAGCAAATGGCGTTGAAATCGGGACCAATGTTGAATATGGAGCAATCCACCATTTTGGTGGTGAGATTCACTATGCTGCACGTATGCGCCGTATGTACTTTAGACAAGATCAGCGTACAGGCTTAGTAGGCAATAAGTTTGTCAGCAAAGCGCGTTCTAACTTTATGCAAGAGGTCATGGGTAAAGCATACAAAGTTAATATGCCACGTCGACCATGGCTAGGTCTAACCGAGAGTGATGAACTTGAGGTGTTGGGCATAATTCAGGAGCATTTAATAAATGACAGAAGAAAGTAA
- a CDS encoding holin — protein sequence MSETQAVLETSAVAITQKVTAASGLTSFFAFLGKVDVIAWGGLCIAFFGLLIQFYFAIAKNRREKLEHEMRMDEYRVRKNNLKKEIQNEQ from the coding sequence ATGTCTGAAACACAGGCGGTACTTGAAACAAGTGCTGTCGCAATTACTCAAAAAGTCACAGCAGCAAGCGGACTTACATCATTTTTTGCATTCTTAGGAAAGGTTGATGTGATTGCTTGGGGTGGTCTGTGCATTGCATTTTTTGGCTTATTAATTCAATTCTATTTTGCGATTGCTAAAAATAGGCGAGAAAAATTAGAGCACGAAATGCGGATGGATGAATATAGAGTGCGTAAAAACAATCTTAAAAAAGAGATTCAAAATGAACAGTGA
- a CDS encoding gp436 family protein, whose product MYATRNDLETRFGEGEMQQLEIMQTASNSFEEALQDASEEIDSYIAVRYKLPLPQTPSTLKRIACNIARYRLYFQRPTEEVENRYKAEIDFLKRVADGKAVLNILNAQNEVTEERPVNSPTTMPIGSTYRGGIFGDDVLGMMPSIK is encoded by the coding sequence ATGTACGCCACCCGAAATGATTTAGAAACACGTTTCGGGGAAGGGGAAATGCAGCAATTAGAAATAATGCAAACAGCAAGTAATTCCTTTGAAGAAGCTTTGCAAGATGCATCAGAAGAAATTGATAGCTATATTGCTGTGCGTTACAAACTCCCTTTACCCCAAACGCCAAGTACTTTGAAGCGAATAGCGTGCAATATTGCGCGTTACCGACTTTATTTCCAACGCCCGACTGAAGAGGTTGAAAACCGCTATAAAGCTGAAATCGACTTCTTGAAACGTGTTGCCGATGGAAAGGCTGTCCTGAACATTCTCAATGCCCAAAATGAAGTGACTGAAGAAAGACCTGTGAACTCGCCAACAACAATGCCAATCGGCAGTACTTATCGTGGTGGTATTTTTGGTGATGATGTACTAGGAATGATGCCAAGCATTAAGTGA
- a CDS encoding major capsid protein yields the protein MAQSFIIDGAPLELLDVGELALIHSNYKPMSTWILEKFYPNRPAFDRDEVPLAELNTVHDLAPLVSPQQPGKPFDTKRAAKVDFVKPAYYKPKNMVTAATSFDEALMERLRTAGIISTGSQKLSDQEKMIIAQIAVMKRNHDAIDNSILLMATELLLNGKYLLQSDDYEYNMVDYDRDASLTFTPATPWNQPGAKPISDLELIEKLLLDANGGSSKAYLMSGKVWAALFANEEFKERFIKPYAGIAVPYKPSLNVQEDASFKGYLDDKELWVYDGTYRLKSGVKRFIPDDYFGAISDLNGSIAQCKIKNTLANGAVQKYFDRQWYNEDPSGIFLMTESAPLAVPSNKNGVCGGTGFIV from the coding sequence ATGGCTCAATCATTTATTATCGATGGTGCACCACTCGAATTACTCGACGTAGGCGAGTTGGCGCTGATCCACTCAAACTACAAACCAATGAGCACTTGGATTTTAGAAAAGTTTTATCCAAATCGCCCTGCATTTGATCGTGACGAAGTTCCATTAGCTGAACTTAATACAGTCCATGATCTCGCTCCATTGGTTTCACCACAACAACCTGGTAAACCATTTGACACTAAACGCGCTGCAAAAGTTGATTTTGTTAAACCTGCATACTACAAACCTAAAAACATGGTCACTGCCGCAACGTCATTTGATGAAGCTTTAATGGAACGCTTGCGTACTGCTGGCATCATCTCGACAGGTAGTCAAAAATTATCTGATCAGGAAAAAATGATCATTGCTCAAATTGCGGTAATGAAACGTAACCATGATGCGATTGATAACTCAATTTTACTGATGGCGACAGAGTTATTGTTAAATGGTAAGTACCTGCTTCAGTCGGATGACTATGAATACAACATGGTTGATTACGATCGCGATGCATCTTTAACCTTTACACCTGCAACTCCATGGAATCAACCAGGTGCAAAACCAATTTCAGATTTGGAATTGATTGAAAAGCTACTACTTGATGCAAATGGTGGAAGCTCGAAAGCTTATTTGATGTCGGGTAAGGTCTGGGCTGCATTATTTGCAAACGAAGAGTTCAAAGAGCGCTTCATTAAGCCTTATGCGGGTATTGCTGTGCCATATAAACCAAGTCTAAATGTTCAAGAAGATGCCTCTTTTAAAGGTTACTTGGATGATAAAGAGCTTTGGGTTTATGACGGTACTTATCGCCTGAAATCTGGTGTTAAACGCTTTATTCCTGATGATTATTTTGGTGCTATCTCTGATCTAAATGGTTCTATTGCTCAGTGTAAAATTAAAAATACACTAGCAAATGGTGCGGTTCAGAAATACTTTGACCGCCAATGGTATAACGAAGATCCAAGCGGTATTTTCTTAATGACCGAATCTGCTCCACTTGCCGTGCCATCAAATAAAAATGGCGTGTGTGGTGGTACAGGCTTTATTGTGTAA
- a CDS encoding carboxypeptidase regulatory-like domain-containing protein, with product MTEYVVVGGGIVSIRNPNSDPIENGEYSIKGQVKELGNNIPCRVRLFEKSTGRLIADVATDEFGNYKFLNLIKARFFIVAHHPASQFNAVIQDNVVPK from the coding sequence ATGACAGAATATGTGGTAGTTGGCGGCGGTATAGTTAGTATTAGAAATCCTAATAGCGACCCTATAGAGAATGGGGAGTATTCAATCAAAGGGCAGGTGAAAGAATTGGGTAACAATATCCCTTGTCGTGTTCGCTTGTTTGAAAAAAGTACAGGGCGATTGATAGCAGATGTTGCAACAGATGAATTTGGGAATTACAAGTTTCTAAACTTAATAAAAGCCAGATTCTTTATTGTTGCCCATCACCCAGCATCTCAATTTAACGCAGTCATTCAAGATAACGTGGTGCCGAAATGA
- a CDS encoding lysozyme, with amino-acid sequence MIKQFFDAARQIAGGKLTQSQVDQLNVVVSELASGKTTSATGIDLICSFEGLRLSAYDDGVGVWTIGYGTTVINGVKVKKGDTCTVEQAKSYMASDLKKFEAAVNKVTVVLNQNQFDALVSLAYNIGTGAFADSTLLKKLNAGDYKGAAAQFDVWNKAGGKVMKGLVNRRAAERKLFEKAV; translated from the coding sequence ATGATCAAACAATTCTTTGATGCAGCGCGCCAAATCGCTGGTGGTAAGCTTACACAATCACAAGTGGATCAGCTTAATGTTGTGGTTAGCGAGTTGGCATCAGGTAAAACCACAAGCGCCACAGGTATCGACTTGATCTGTTCTTTTGAAGGGCTGCGCTTGAGTGCCTATGACGACGGTGTGGGTGTATGGACCATCGGTTACGGTACAACGGTGATCAATGGTGTGAAAGTCAAAAAAGGCGACACTTGTACAGTTGAGCAAGCCAAATCCTACATGGCATCTGATCTTAAAAAATTCGAAGCTGCTGTGAATAAAGTCACTGTTGTTTTAAATCAAAATCAGTTCGATGCATTGGTTTCATTAGCTTACAACATCGGCACAGGTGCTTTTGCAGATTCAACATTGCTTAAAAAATTGAATGCAGGTGATTACAAAGGTGCTGCTGCTCAATTTGATGTGTGGAATAAAGCAGGCGGCAAAGTAATGAAAGGTCTTGTGAATCGGCGTGCTGCTGAGCGCAAACTATTTGAAAAGGCAGTCTAA
- a CDS encoding tape measure protein, whose amino-acid sequence MARDLTFKLILNADTNNLTQNLERSSDAAKQMFDRIKLEADRLRQSMQMSNEVSMLVQSFDNARLELNRLSDASEVSSENIQQMGEYGQQAINRMQGELQEARLELNRLSATNATPHDIQNAQDRVRQLERSIDQTRTAVDAYQDAARAASETSPVPTQFQQQISRLVTNLDDVRNSIDQNGRSATHTREQLEQLARNATQQLQLYEQQLESARLEVNRLAATNASPQDIEQARQRVRELETGIDQATTSLRGFENAAGRGTRELEQGAERSDSALGKVSRSINVLQGAMAALGIGFGVHELAQIADNFQNISAQVNLVSNDSKELHEALEGVRQVATRTTSSLEATANLYARINQAGKDLGVTQKQALQITEAINQSIQISGGSAASAEAAITQLIQGLQSGVLRGEEFNSMMEQAPRLTTALADSLNVTKGELREMAGEGQLTAEVVIKALKEQSDVINEEYKKIPTTIGGALTNLKTNFTMLIGEIDSTNAASKGIVSTLLALSENLDVLKVLFNDAAQVAAYFSDRLDKTDPSTIEAVKNAVITAYDALKTLISTLTEVGDTINDVFFTGLDVLFNWGGAIDGTSEKVNGLAVLINGLAVAIGALSDGTKTIGIGVSLLIGAYYDVAAAATYYIKMFTWGDVRAKLDNDYKVLTEQRDKYYAKAKEDALNFESDTQKALDNSVLNAEQANQKKVESSKKALQDILDAEAKADQQLVDNATKKAELDKQLIEARKAGNDELAREIISKIKEIDDFEDKNNQASAQRDKDRLKSAQELAEASMQLNKGKLDDLTKEELLRSGIIAKIDEQGKLELSVHEDNTKANADRMAKLEALSVKEKELEQGRVVATQETGNAIVQNEAFIASEKVRLNDVANAALKSGNFEAYSQAKLDLDALSNAQTQANQQRLDQHQQSNDEIQQIDASSFAMQKNYSDEQVRLSQVAAQAKKDGNFEAYSQAMLQIDQLTASQTQADQLVSQSDLDTLRKKEEITKEKITLAQQIIDSTNGIITKEQELQFTSQGLVVEYDEQGKAAIKRSQTFSGAAKALGLDVSQALNLVSEEFNKSEESLDTVVVGLGEMGATGQQATDMIYQGWQKWVEQAKNQAEIDAAKAKLVEFEEQGVFSAKQVQMGMEYLDQVNGKIPENISEIEKAYKLLGVTSSAEASKMASAQMNAFNVMQQSGTASTEQVREALINMADKIYASGDAAKIAWYEAKLASVGLSSSVNEAGKVTVDAGTQMEHSMHRVRDAAHGAQQGFRDLGATAREEALSTTEAWAKALDAKSTANRGVKGSKTRMAYNAQEIAAELEAMGYDSKKAKQIAQGIYNSSKNPMDGYKSASTTWLAKNGYDPIGAFAGGGGGISNTYFVKEALEKYQNYVPNSNVANLSEPSKTVKYEIAAGNKSAAVYGNPSTGKDLESMLSELEAIKKSS is encoded by the coding sequence ATGGCTAGAGATCTTACATTTAAATTAATACTTAATGCAGACACAAATAACCTCACTCAAAATTTAGAAAGAAGCTCTGATGCTGCCAAGCAAATGTTTGATCGCATTAAACTAGAAGCAGATCGTTTACGTCAGTCGATGCAAATGTCGAACGAAGTCAGCATGCTTGTTCAAAGTTTTGATAATGCACGCTTAGAACTAAATCGACTTTCAGATGCATCAGAGGTCAGCTCTGAAAATATTCAGCAGATGGGTGAGTACGGTCAGCAAGCAATTAACCGAATGCAAGGTGAGTTACAAGAGGCACGCTTAGAATTAAACCGCTTGTCTGCTACAAATGCCACACCACATGATATTCAAAATGCTCAAGATCGAGTTCGTCAATTAGAACGCAGCATTGATCAAACACGCACTGCTGTGGATGCATACCAAGATGCAGCCCGTGCAGCATCAGAAACTTCACCTGTACCTACACAATTTCAGCAACAAATTTCCCGACTTGTCACAAACTTAGATGATGTGCGCAATAGCATTGATCAAAATGGTCGAAGCGCAACACATACAAGAGAGCAATTAGAACAACTTGCACGAAATGCAACACAACAATTACAACTATATGAGCAACAACTTGAAAGCGCACGCTTAGAAGTCAATCGCCTCGCTGCCACTAATGCATCACCACAAGACATTGAACAGGCGCGACAACGAGTTCGTGAGCTTGAAACAGGTATTGATCAAGCGACAACATCGTTACGTGGTTTTGAAAATGCCGCAGGTCGTGGCACAAGAGAGTTGGAGCAGGGTGCTGAGCGGTCAGATTCAGCACTGGGTAAGGTTAGTCGTAGCATTAATGTATTGCAAGGTGCAATGGCTGCACTTGGTATCGGTTTTGGTGTACATGAACTGGCGCAGATTGCTGATAACTTTCAAAATATTTCAGCGCAAGTAAACCTTGTTTCTAATGATAGTAAAGAATTGCACGAAGCACTTGAGGGTGTGAGACAGGTTGCAACTCGCACAACTTCAAGCCTTGAAGCTACAGCCAACTTATACGCACGTATTAATCAAGCGGGTAAAGACTTAGGTGTTACTCAAAAGCAAGCACTACAAATTACTGAAGCAATCAATCAGTCGATTCAAATCAGTGGTGGTAGTGCAGCATCAGCTGAGGCGGCAATTACCCAGTTAATTCAAGGACTTCAATCAGGTGTTCTTCGTGGCGAAGAATTTAACTCTATGATGGAGCAAGCGCCACGTTTAACTACAGCATTAGCTGATAGCTTGAATGTCACCAAAGGCGAATTGCGTGAAATGGCAGGTGAAGGTCAGTTAACTGCTGAAGTTGTAATTAAGGCGCTTAAAGAACAGTCTGATGTCATTAATGAAGAATACAAGAAAATCCCGACCACGATTGGCGGTGCATTAACAAACCTGAAAACAAATTTCACAATGCTTATTGGTGAAATTGACTCAACAAATGCAGCAAGTAAGGGAATTGTTAGCACATTACTTGCGCTGAGTGAAAACTTAGATGTTTTAAAAGTCTTGTTTAATGACGCTGCTCAAGTTGCCGCCTATTTTAGTGATCGACTAGATAAGACTGACCCATCCACGATTGAAGCTGTAAAAAATGCTGTTATTACAGCTTATGATGCATTAAAGACATTAATTTCAACACTTACAGAAGTTGGCGACACAATCAATGACGTGTTTTTCACCGGATTAGATGTTTTATTTAACTGGGGTGGTGCAATTGATGGAACATCTGAAAAAGTTAATGGCTTAGCTGTTCTTATTAATGGCTTAGCGGTTGCTATAGGCGCTTTGTCAGATGGAACGAAAACGATAGGAATTGGAGTTAGTCTTTTAATAGGTGCTTATTACGATGTTGCAGCAGCAGCTACGTATTACATTAAAATGTTTACATGGGGTGATGTTCGAGCAAAATTAGATAATGACTATAAAGTATTAACAGAGCAGCGTGATAAATATTACGCAAAAGCCAAAGAAGATGCTTTGAACTTTGAGTCTGACACTCAAAAAGCCCTAGATAATAGTGTCCTTAATGCAGAGCAAGCGAACCAAAAAAAGGTTGAGAGCAGCAAAAAGGCATTACAAGACATACTTGATGCAGAAGCAAAAGCAGATCAACAGCTTGTAGATAATGCAACCAAGAAAGCTGAGTTAGATAAACAACTCATCGAGGCGAGAAAAGCAGGTAACGATGAACTAGCTCGTGAGATTATTTCAAAAATCAAAGAGATTGATGATTTTGAGGATAAGAACAATCAAGCGAGTGCGCAGCGTGATAAAGATCGCTTGAAGTCTGCTCAAGAGTTAGCAGAAGCCTCAATGCAGTTAAATAAAGGTAAATTGGATGACCTAACAAAAGAGGAGTTATTAAGATCAGGCATCATTGCTAAGATTGATGAACAAGGCAAGCTAGAGTTGTCTGTGCATGAAGATAATACCAAAGCCAATGCTGATCGTATGGCAAAGCTGGAAGCTTTATCCGTGAAAGAAAAGGAGCTTGAACAGGGTCGAGTGGTTGCAACACAAGAAACTGGCAATGCAATCGTTCAAAATGAAGCATTTATAGCATCTGAAAAAGTGCGTTTGAATGATGTGGCGAATGCAGCATTGAAGTCGGGTAATTTTGAAGCATACAGTCAAGCAAAGTTAGATTTGGATGCTTTAAGTAACGCTCAGACACAAGCAAATCAACAGCGTTTAGATCAACACCAGCAGTCAAATGATGAGATTCAGCAGATAGATGCATCTTCTTTTGCAATGCAAAAAAATTACTCAGATGAACAGGTTCGTTTATCACAAGTTGCAGCACAAGCGAAAAAAGATGGCAACTTTGAAGCGTATTCACAAGCAATGTTGCAGATTGATCAACTTACGGCATCACAAACCCAAGCTGATCAACTTGTTTCTCAAAGTGATTTAGATACATTACGCAAGAAAGAGGAAATTACCAAAGAAAAAATCACGCTTGCTCAGCAAATTATTGACTCAACAAATGGCATCATCACGAAAGAACAAGAGTTGCAATTTACATCGCAAGGCTTAGTGGTTGAGTATGATGAACAGGGCAAGGCTGCTATTAAGAGAAGTCAGACTTTTTCGGGAGCTGCTAAAGCACTAGGACTGGATGTTAGTCAAGCTTTAAATTTGGTTTCAGAGGAGTTTAATAAATCAGAGGAGAGCCTTGATACTGTTGTTGTTGGCTTAGGAGAAATGGGCGCTACAGGTCAGCAAGCCACTGATATGATTTACCAAGGTTGGCAAAAATGGGTTGAGCAGGCAAAAAACCAAGCTGAAATTGATGCTGCAAAAGCAAAATTAGTGGAGTTTGAAGAACAAGGTGTGTTTTCAGCGAAACAAGTTCAAATGGGAATGGAGTATCTTGACCAAGTAAATGGAAAGATACCTGAAAATATCTCTGAAATCGAAAAAGCCTACAAATTGCTTGGTGTGACTTCGAGTGCTGAAGCAAGCAAAATGGCATCCGCACAAATGAATGCTTTTAATGTAATGCAGCAGTCAGGCACTGCATCAACAGAACAAGTAAGAGAAGCACTCATTAACATGGCGGATAAAATTTATGCTTCAGGTGATGCTGCAAAAATCGCTTGGTATGAAGCAAAGCTTGCATCTGTTGGATTATCTTCTTCAGTAAACGAGGCGGGGAAAGTTACAGTGGATGCTGGAACTCAAATGGAACACTCCATGCACCGTGTCCGTGATGCAGCTCATGGTGCGCAACAAGGTTTTCGTGACCTTGGTGCCACAGCACGTGAAGAGGCATTATCAACAACCGAAGCGTGGGCAAAAGCACTTGATGCAAAAAGCACAGCCAATAGAGGTGTTAAAGGTTCAAAAACCCGTATGGCGTATAATGCTCAAGAAATTGCAGCAGAACTCGAAGCAATGGGGTATGACTCAAAGAAAGCGAAGCAAATTGCCCAAGGCATTTACAATAGTTCTAAAAATCCAATGGATGGATACAAGAGTGCATCTACAACATGGCTTGCTAAAAATGGGTATGATCCAATTGGTGCATTTGCAGGCGGTGGTGGTGGGATTTCTAACACTTATTTTGTCAAAGAAGCCCTGGAGAAGTACCAAAACTATGTACCAAACTCCAATGTTGCAAATTTGAGCGAGCCAAGTAAAACAGTGAAATATGAAATTGCAGCAGGCAATAAGTCAGCTGCTGTTTACGGAAATCCATCAACAGGAAAAGATCTTGAGTCAATGCTCTCAGAACTCGAAGCAATTAAAAAGAGTAGTTAA